Proteins encoded by one window of Glycine soja cultivar W05 chromosome 15, ASM419377v2, whole genome shotgun sequence:
- the LOC114387701 gene encoding light-mediated development protein DET1-like isoform X1, whose amino-acid sequence MDTTEIVSFYQNSPDELYLLFEQFCDHFHATSRNSMYMNFISSHSNNIHALEQLRSIKDKASSSAQADKAIAEIEAKCGQKIEECKEEQRQQLMRIEDEHTLLVSIEKVLNLKLLAA is encoded by the exons ATGGATACAACTGAAATTGTATCATTTTATCAG AATTCACCAGACGAGCTTTATCTGTTGTTTGAGCAGTTCTGTGACCACTTCCATGCAACATCAAGGAATTCAATGTATATGAATTTCATATCTTCTCATTCGAATAATATCCACGCACTGGAACAGCTCCGGAGCATTAAAGATAAGGCAAGCAGCTCTGCACAG GCTGACAAAGCCATTGCAGAAATTGAGGCAAAGTGTGGCCAAAAAATTGAAGAATGCAAAGAAGAACAAAGGCAGCAGTTGATGCGCATTGAAGATGAACACACGTTGCTCGTAAGCATAGAAAAagtcttgaatttgaaattattggcTGCTTAG
- the LOC114387701 gene encoding synaptonemal complex protein ZEP1-like isoform X2 yields the protein MIVNSFAHMISTKPVDRYTRPEFTENGPLAIDSKQAINHIKRKYELENMEIVNKEKEKADKAIAEIEAKCGQKIEECKEEQRQQLMRIEDEHTLLVSIEKVLNLKLLAA from the exons AtgattgtaaattcatttgctCATATGATATCAACTAAGCCTGTTGATCGATATACAAGACCAGAATTTACAG agAATGGGCCGTTGGCAATTGATTCTAAACAGGCTATTAATCATATTAAGAGGAAGTATGAGTTGGAGAATATGGAAATTGTGaacaaggaaaaagaaaag GCTGACAAAGCCATTGCAGAAATTGAGGCAAAGTGTGGCCAAAAAATTGAAGAATGCAAAGAAGAACAAAGGCAGCAGTTGATGCGCATTGAAGATGAACACACGTTGCTCGTAAGCATAGAAAAagtcttgaatttgaaattattggcTGCTTAG